The Danio rerio strain Tuebingen ecotype United States chromosome 1, GRCz12tu, whole genome shotgun sequence genome includes a region encoding these proteins:
- the LOC137487303 gene encoding uncharacterized protein isoform X4 yields the protein MKVRAGENITLYCDLSLSAGSLIVWIRNCSHENQPSLIIGANIMDGKWDLLQPFSFIHNNYNNTYDLRITNISVSDLGLYYCAKSENKVNKDERGIISGSELYQYGNRTTRLSLAETSCSELLNSTSSPPAVSECVFCWNLLVSVCSLCVLLFSICVYCLCQKKTTNAATDQKVQLQRRNTVEGEDEEVCYASLDGRPEDKNNARQSECHVQTYADTVHMLRSEQKLNTDKKGTEVHSGM from the exons ATGAAAGTCAGAGCAGGAGAAAACATCACTCTCTACTGTGATCTCTCTTTATCTGCTGGTTCCCTCATTGTGTGGATCAGAAACTGCTCTCATGAAAATCAACCCTCTCTCATAATAGGCGCAAACATTATGGATGGAAAATGGGACCTATTACAGCCTTTTAGCTTTATACATAATAACTACAACAATACTTACGATCTGCGTATTACTAACATCAGTGTTTCTGATCTGGGGCTGTACTACTGTGCAAAAAGTGAGAATAAGGTAAATAAGGATGAAAGAGGCATCATCTCTGGGTCTGAGTTGTACCAATATGGAAACCGAACAACCCGTCTCTCTCTGGCAG AGACGTCCTGTTCTGAGCTCTTGAACAGCACCTCCAGTCCTCCTGCTGTCtcagagtgtgttttctgctggaatCTGCTGGTCAGTGTGTGTTCGTTGTGTGTTCTCCTCTTCTCCATCTGCGTCTACTGCCTCTGTCAGAAGAAAACTACAA ATGCTGCAACAGATCAAAAAGTCCAACTGCAAAGAAGAAATACAGTTGAG GGTGAAGATGAAGAGGTGTGCTATGCGTCTTTAGATGGAAGACCAGAGGACAAAAACAACGCAAGACAAAGCGAGTGCCATGTTCAGACATATGCAGACACAGTACATATGCTCAGGTCAGAACAGAAACTGAATACAGATAAAAAAGGAACTGAAGTGCATTCAGGGATGTAA
- the LOC137487303 gene encoding uncharacterized protein isoform X5, producing MKEASSLGLSCTNMETEQPVSLWQKETSCSELLNSTSSPPAVSECVFCWNLLVSVCSLCVLLFSICVYCLCQKKTTNAATDQKVQLQRRNTVEGEDEEVCYASLDGRPEDKNNARQSECHVQTYADTVHMLRSEQKLNTDKKGTEVHSGM from the exons ATGAAAGAGGCATCATCTCTGGGTCTGAGTTGTACCAATATGGAAACCGAACAACCCGTCTCTCTCTGGCAG AAAGAGACGTCCTGTTCTGAGCTCTTGAACAGCACCTCCAGTCCTCCTGCTGTCtcagagtgtgttttctgctggaatCTGCTGGTCAGTGTGTGTTCGTTGTGTGTTCTCCTCTTCTCCATCTGCGTCTACTGCCTCTGTCAGAAGAAAACTACAA ATGCTGCAACAGATCAAAAAGTCCAACTGCAAAGAAGAAATACAGTTGAG GGTGAAGATGAAGAGGTGTGCTATGCGTCTTTAGATGGAAGACCAGAGGACAAAAACAACGCAAGACAAAGCGAGTGCCATGTTCAGACATATGCAGACACAGTACATATGCTCAGGTCAGAACAGAAACTGAATACAGATAAAAAAGGAACTGAAGTGCATTCAGGGATGTAA
- the LOC137487303 gene encoding uncharacterized protein isoform X3, with protein sequence METPRLTLILLMCVLLCSLRRVSGEEVEMKVRAGENITLYCDLSLSAGSLIVWIRNCSHENQPSLIIGANIMDGKWDLLQPFSFIHNNYNNTYDLRITNISVSDLGLYYCAKSENKVNKDERGIISGSELYQYGNRTTRLSLAETSCSELLNSTSSPPAVSECVFCWNLLVSVCSLCVLLFSICVYCLCQKKTTNAATDQKVQLQRRNTVEGEDEEVCYASLDGRPEDKNNARQSECHVQTYADTVHMLRSEQKLNTDKKGTEVHSGM encoded by the exons ATGGAGACGCCACGACTTACTCTCATACTTCTTATGT gTGTTTTGTTGTGCAGTCTGAGAAGAGTCTCTGGAGAAGAAGTGGAGATGAAAGTCAGAGCAGGAGAAAACATCACTCTCTACTGTGATCTCTCTTTATCTGCTGGTTCCCTCATTGTGTGGATCAGAAACTGCTCTCATGAAAATCAACCCTCTCTCATAATAGGCGCAAACATTATGGATGGAAAATGGGACCTATTACAGCCTTTTAGCTTTATACATAATAACTACAACAATACTTACGATCTGCGTATTACTAACATCAGTGTTTCTGATCTGGGGCTGTACTACTGTGCAAAAAGTGAGAATAAGGTAAATAAGGATGAAAGAGGCATCATCTCTGGGTCTGAGTTGTACCAATATGGAAACCGAACAACCCGTCTCTCTCTGGCAG AGACGTCCTGTTCTGAGCTCTTGAACAGCACCTCCAGTCCTCCTGCTGTCtcagagtgtgttttctgctggaatCTGCTGGTCAGTGTGTGTTCGTTGTGTGTTCTCCTCTTCTCCATCTGCGTCTACTGCCTCTGTCAGAAGAAAACTACAA ATGCTGCAACAGATCAAAAAGTCCAACTGCAAAGAAGAAATACAGTTGAG GGTGAAGATGAAGAGGTGTGCTATGCGTCTTTAGATGGAAGACCAGAGGACAAAAACAACGCAAGACAAAGCGAGTGCCATGTTCAGACATATGCAGACACAGTACATATGCTCAGGTCAGAACAGAAACTGAATACAGATAAAAAAGGAACTGAAGTGCATTCAGGGATGTAA